Proteins encoded in a region of the Rutidosis leptorrhynchoides isolate AG116_Rl617_1_P2 chromosome 9, CSIRO_AGI_Rlap_v1, whole genome shotgun sequence genome:
- the LOC139867284 gene encoding uncharacterized protein, producing MKLSENEADVVEASNLQYIQSLLTSIPHTISFKGKWSLIEAKLSDLKSQLSDVTDFPANSLSVEILRSLSHTLSQALTLSLICHSLHLPSGKLKTQNDIDSISSKLTTHIHDLDILIKNGALDKNNENENDIVSKRESIRVESRNLITRLQIGSTESRNSALDSLLGLLQEDDKHVLIAVAQGVVPVLVRLLDSTSTSEIKEKTVTALARVSNVDSSKHVLIAEGLMLLHQLLRILESGSGFAKEKACIALLCLSHTKENARAIGSRGGICSLLEICDSGTPNSQAIAAGVLRNLARFAETGENFMEEDAISVLLTLASSGTLLAQEYSISCLSNLVRDDDNLKLLIVKRGVINCLKTFWDSNIDFRGLEVAVEFLKTLASDERVVDIIISDGFIQRIVNVLSCGVLAVRIQSAKAVYRLGCSNAKVRKELGEFGCIPPLIAMLDGKAIDERLAASKALSVMLICSGNRRIYRKEQKGIVSAVQLLDPSIPNLDKKYPVSILTSLTHSKKCRKQMVNSGALLYLQKLVEMEVDGAKKLQENIGRGKLWGVFSRP from the coding sequence ATGAAGCTGTCGGAAAACGAAGCCGACGTCGTCGAAGCATCAAATCTCCAGTACATTCAATCTCTATTAACCTCAATTCCACACACAATTTCCTTCAAAGGCAAATGGTCACTCATCGAAGCAAAACTCTCCGATCTCAAATCACAACTTTCAGACGTCACCGACTTTCCGGCGAACTCATTATCCGTTGAAATACTCCGTTCACTTTCACACACGCTTTCACAAGCCCTAACTCTATCGTTAATTTGTCATAGTCTTCATCTTCCTTCAGGTAAACTCAAAACACAAAACGACATCGATTCGATTTCATCTAAACTAACTACTCACATTCACGATTTAGATATTTTAATTAAAAACGGCGCGCTCGATAAAAATAACGAAAATGAAAACGACATCGTTTCGAAAAGAGAATCGATACGAGTTGAGTCGCGGAATTTAATTACTCGGTTACAGATCGGTTCAACTGAGTCGAGAAACTCAGCGCTTGACTCGTTATTAGGTTTATTACAAGAAGATGATAAACACGTGTTAATCGCTGTGGCGCAGGGAGTGGTTCCGGTGCTCGTGCGCTTACTGGATTCCACCTCAACTTCCGAAATTAAAGAGAAAACGGTAACTGCTTTAGCTAGGGTTTCAAATGTTGATTCAAGTAAACATGTATTAATAGCCGAAGGACTTATGTTGTTACATCAATTACTTCGAATACTCGAATCAGGTAGTGGATTTGCAAAAGAGAAAGCATGTATTGCACTTTTATGTTTATCGCATACTAAGGAAAATGCTAGGGCAATTGGATCTAGAGGTGGAATTTGTTCGTTACTGGAAATTTGCGATTCTGGTACGCCGAATTCGCAAGCAATTGCAGCCGGCGTGTTACGGAATCTCGCTCGTTTTGCTGAAACCGGGGAGAATTTTATGGAAGAAGACGCGATTTCGGTACTTTTGACACTAGCTAGTTCGGGTACTTTGTTGGCTCAAGAGTATTCTATTTCGTGTTTGAGTAATTTAGTTAGGGATGATGATAATTTGAAGCTGTTGATTGTTAAAAGAGGTGTGATCAATTGTTTGAAAACGTTTTGGGATTCGAATATCGATTTTAGGGGTTTGGAAGTAGCTGTTGAGTTTTTGAAAACCCTAGCCTCCGATGAACGAGTAGTGGATATCATAATTTCGGATGGTTTTATACAGCGGATTGTTAATGTGTTAAGTTGTGGGGTTTTGGCAGTTAGGATTCAGTCTGCAAAAGCGGTTTATCGATTAGGATGTAGTAATGCAAAAGTGAGAAAGGAATTAGGGGAATTCGGGTGTATACCGCCTTTGATTGCAATGTTGGATGGTAAAGCGATTGATGAAAGACTTGCCGCATCGAAAGCTTTATCAGTGATGTTGATTTGTTCAGGGAATAGAAGGATTTATCGAAAGGAACAAAAAGGGATAGTGAGTGCAGTCCAGTTATTAGATCCTTCTATACCTAATTTGGACAAGAAATACCCTGTTTCGATATTAACATCCTTAACCCATTCAAAGAAATGTCGTAAACAGATGGTGAATTCAGGTGCTTTATTGTATTTACAAAAGCTTGTTGAAATGGAGGTTGATGGTGCGAAAAAGTTACAGGAGAACATCGGTCGAGGGAAGCTTTGGGGCGTTTTCTCAAGGCCGTAA